A genomic region of Acidimicrobiia bacterium contains the following coding sequences:
- a CDS encoding SDR family NAD(P)-dependent oxidoreductase encodes MTTQIEIPDSFPRGGDVRGKRVVVTGASRGLGRLLAHAFARAGALLTLVARTERDLKAVADELDGPALVCAGDVTDADFNASVASATVAEWGGLDVWICNAGISPVVGGPLDIDPAVWCAVLDVNLTGSFLGARAAARVMKPGGRILFTGSVLGERPRAGLSAYSASKAGLVGLAKGLALDLAPAGITVNVVAPGWFDSPLAEGWMQNPALAAEIVDHTPQRRWGRNTDLAGAYQFLASDAAAFVTGSVLNVDGGYLLA; translated from the coding sequence ATGACGACGCAGATCGAGATCCCCGATTCCTTCCCACGCGGCGGCGACGTCAGAGGCAAGCGCGTCGTCGTCACCGGCGCGAGCCGCGGCCTCGGCCGCCTGCTCGCACACGCGTTCGCGCGCGCCGGCGCACTGCTCACGCTCGTCGCGCGCACCGAACGTGATCTCAAGGCCGTGGCCGACGAGCTCGACGGGCCGGCGCTCGTGTGTGCGGGCGACGTCACCGACGCCGACTTCAACGCCTCGGTGGCGAGCGCGACCGTCGCCGAGTGGGGCGGGCTCGACGTCTGGATCTGCAACGCCGGCATCTCGCCCGTCGTCGGCGGGCCCCTCGACATCGATCCCGCAGTGTGGTGCGCCGTGCTCGACGTGAACCTCACCGGCTCGTTCCTCGGTGCACGCGCCGCGGCACGCGTCATGAAGCCCGGCGGTCGCATCCTCTTCACCGGCTCGGTGCTCGGCGAGCGGCCGCGCGCCGGATTGAGCGCGTACAGCGCGTCGAAGGCCGGCCTCGTCGGGCTCGCGAAGGGCCTCGCGCTCGACCTCGCGCCCGCGGGCATCACGGTGAACGTCGTTGCGCCGGGTTGGTTCGACTCGCCCCTCGCCGAGGGCTGGATGCAGAACCCCGCGCTCGCGGCCGAGATCGTCGATCACACGCCCCAGCGCCGTTGGGGCCGCAACACCGACCTCGCCGGCGCGTACCAATTCCTTGCGTCGGATGCCGCGGCCTTCGTCACCGGCAGCGTGCTCAATGTCGACGGCGGCTACCTCCTCGCGTGA